The following proteins are co-located in the Flammeovirga kamogawensis genome:
- a CDS encoding META domain-containing protein: MTNFIKYNFIILIAALFSSCATSKQPTANHKTMVIGAQQVDCTGVGPQKCYQVKEGDATEWSNFYGAIEGFDYNEGTEYVVEVAVSNVENPPADASSLKYKLVKILKETEKPFVKINGTWVISTLNGEVTDPMKTYIIFDTNKNSIFGFAGCNGLNGQMEYDEEKNTYKGGPFMSTMMFCEEVAENERALGKILEKFNKIAVEGDVITISLDDEVLLTAKKGVNHQKIYKNWKVSFINGVDDLGETAPSIFINNRGEVNGNGGCNNFKGAIQLDAFSNNVKIGPLAATRMMCPNGDVESTFFAQIDKVDNYKIENGELQLFAGDQLVIKAKK, from the coding sequence ATGACTAATTTTATCAAGTACAATTTTATCATTCTTATAGCAGCACTATTTTCTAGCTGTGCCACTTCAAAACAACCTACAGCTAATCATAAAACGATGGTTATTGGTGCACAACAAGTAGACTGCACTGGAGTAGGTCCTCAAAAATGTTATCAAGTAAAAGAAGGAGATGCTACGGAATGGAGTAATTTCTACGGGGCTATTGAAGGCTTTGATTATAACGAGGGGACAGAATATGTTGTTGAAGTAGCGGTATCTAATGTGGAAAACCCACCTGCAGATGCATCTTCTTTAAAATATAAACTTGTGAAAATCTTGAAAGAAACAGAAAAACCTTTTGTAAAAATAAATGGTACGTGGGTAATCTCTACTTTAAACGGAGAGGTGACTGACCCAATGAAAACATATATTATTTTTGACACCAATAAAAACAGCATTTTTGGTTTTGCAGGTTGTAACGGCTTAAACGGACAAATGGAATATGACGAGGAGAAAAACACTTATAAAGGTGGTCCTTTTATGTCTACAATGATGTTCTGTGAAGAAGTTGCAGAAAACGAAAGAGCGTTAGGTAAGATTCTAGAAAAATTTAATAAAATTGCAGTCGAAGGTGATGTAATCACTATTTCTTTAGATGATGAAGTTCTTTTAACAGCAAAAAAAGGTGTAAATCATCAAAAAATTTATAAAAATTGGAAAGTATCTTTCATTAATGGTGTAGATGATTTAGGTGAAACAGCACCTTCTATATTCATAAACAACCGTGGTGAAGTAAATGGCAACGGTGGTTGTAACAACTTTAAAGGTGCTATTCAATTAGATGCTTTTTCTAACAATGTAAAAATTGGTCCTTTAGCGGCAACTAGAATGATGTGTCCTAATGGTGACGTTGAAAGTACTTTCTTTGCACAAATAGACAAAGTAGATAATTACAAAATTGAAAATGGAGAACTTCAACTTTTTGCTGGTGATCAACTAGTAATAAAAGCAAAAAAATAA
- a CDS encoding glycoside hydrolase family 2 TIM barrel-domain containing protein, whose translation MNKLITSLLLIMLSLSASAQSNDWENEQITQINKEQPHATLYFDDKAENVTLLNGIWDFAYYTDISEVPSNAKPNNWEKIPVPSAWQMHGFGTPIYTNITYPFDANPPYIKAENGNSVGIYQREFSVNKIDSKEYYVRFESVSSAFYLWVNDQKVGYSQDSWSPAEFDITKYLKAGKNTLRLEVIRWSDGSYLEDQDGWRMSGIFRDVFLIDRSKVHIRDFFAVTQKVSEKSAELKLNIEVLNLLPKSDGNYSLAYSLKDGSKIVSKGTKSIDLSSKESTVDFSNLLKKPKLWSTETPYLYNLHLALLKEGKEVDIVTAKIGVREITISNKQEIVLNGRPFLIKGINVVEHDPIHGKYLPKERIQQTILRLKQTNINTVRTSHYPASPYFYQLCDQFGLFVIDEANVESHGMGYKPDETLANNPKWEKQHVERIEAVVERDKNHASVIMWSFGNEAGNGVNMVAMQKATKAIDTTRPTNYHFATAPWAFDSFGGGFPYLKKKWGRYMAVEDVEKIARKGLDRPYLLNEYAHGMGNAMGNFAEYQEVFEKYPALIGGCIWDFVDQGITKSTDGKWGAALDNPKLANKEALKPGTDYYWAVGGDFGHDMSTDYNFCMNGIFMSDLSPTPKSVEVKRIFQNVGFAFNGDVVTISNNFIYNNLSDYAFSWSLYKEGQSVKSGTLKVNIPAGEQKEFELSNLSIDLVEGTEYVLQLSAKTKTKTAWADKGFEVAYAEKIIQNYAFNNGELAGASSIKNKNTPQQIILEVGGTKLVFDKRKGEVITLEKDGRNYLEGQFALSFWRASIDNDKKSIEEWMKAGLNNMLTKVQNVTLEHNIIEVKKMHKSPMARFSFYTIEKITLGEEGTLNLAVDIIPVLFKGKAPKTLPRIGYEIHVPKSLTTTTWYGRGPGSSYVDRFTGMQMGIYTAGIDEQFVNYAKPQENGNRSDIRWVNVINDKKEGIKISGNTPINYSLRRYTTDDLSNAWSTWELEEENFNTLNIDFIHGGLGNGSCGQELMKKYYAEAKEYHYEIELKVISDKSDI comes from the coding sequence ATGAATAAATTAATTACTTCCTTATTACTAATAATGTTGAGCCTTAGTGCATCTGCACAAAGTAATGACTGGGAAAACGAACAAATAACTCAGATTAACAAAGAACAGCCACATGCAACTTTGTATTTTGATGATAAGGCAGAGAATGTAACATTACTAAATGGAATATGGGACTTTGCTTATTATACAGATATTTCTGAAGTTCCATCAAATGCCAAACCTAATAATTGGGAAAAAATACCAGTGCCATCCGCTTGGCAAATGCATGGTTTTGGAACTCCAATTTATACAAATATCACATATCCTTTTGATGCAAACCCTCCTTATATAAAAGCAGAGAATGGTAATTCAGTAGGGATTTATCAGAGAGAATTTTCAGTTAATAAAATTGATAGTAAAGAATATTACGTTCGTTTTGAAAGTGTTTCTTCTGCTTTCTACTTATGGGTGAATGATCAGAAAGTAGGATATAGCCAAGATAGTTGGTCGCCTGCTGAATTTGATATCACTAAATATTTAAAAGCTGGTAAGAACACACTAAGGTTAGAAGTAATTAGATGGAGTGATGGATCTTATTTAGAAGACCAAGACGGTTGGAGAATGAGTGGTATTTTTAGAGATGTATTTTTAATTGATCGCTCTAAAGTACATATCAGAGATTTCTTTGCAGTAACACAAAAGGTATCTGAGAAGTCAGCAGAATTAAAATTAAATATTGAGGTGCTTAACTTATTACCTAAGTCAGATGGTAATTATTCTTTAGCATATTCTTTAAAAGATGGAAGTAAAATTGTTTCAAAAGGAACTAAATCAATTGATTTATCTTCTAAAGAAAGTACAGTCGACTTTTCAAACCTATTAAAGAAACCAAAATTATGGTCTACAGAAACTCCTTACTTATATAATCTACATTTAGCACTATTAAAAGAGGGTAAAGAAGTAGATATAGTGACAGCTAAAATTGGAGTAAGAGAGATTACTATTTCTAATAAACAAGAAATTGTTTTAAATGGAAGACCTTTTTTAATTAAAGGAATTAATGTGGTAGAACACGACCCAATTCATGGTAAATATCTACCAAAGGAACGTATACAGCAGACAATTCTTCGTTTAAAACAAACAAATATTAATACGGTAAGAACATCTCATTACCCAGCAAGTCCGTATTTCTACCAACTATGTGATCAGTTTGGGTTATTCGTAATTGATGAAGCAAATGTGGAATCTCACGGTATGGGTTACAAACCTGATGAAACATTGGCAAATAACCCAAAATGGGAGAAGCAACATGTAGAAAGAATTGAAGCTGTTGTTGAACGAGATAAAAACCATGCAAGTGTAATTATGTGGTCTTTTGGCAATGAAGCTGGAAATGGTGTAAATATGGTGGCAATGCAAAAAGCTACTAAAGCAATAGATACTACTCGACCAACAAATTACCATTTTGCTACAGCACCTTGGGCTTTCGACTCTTTTGGTGGTGGTTTCCCTTATCTTAAAAAGAAATGGGGTAGATATATGGCGGTAGAAGATGTGGAGAAAATTGCTAGAAAAGGATTGGATAGACCGTATTTATTAAACGAGTATGCACATGGTATGGGAAATGCAATGGGAAATTTTGCAGAGTATCAAGAAGTTTTTGAAAAGTATCCGGCATTAATTGGGGGGTGCATTTGGGATTTTGTTGACCAGGGTATTACAAAGTCTACAGATGGAAAGTGGGGTGCAGCATTAGATAACCCTAAATTAGCTAATAAAGAAGCTCTAAAACCAGGAACAGATTATTATTGGGCAGTAGGAGGAGACTTTGGTCATGATATGAGTACTGATTATAATTTCTGTATGAATGGTATTTTTATGTCGGATTTATCTCCAACTCCTAAAAGCGTTGAAGTAAAACGTATTTTTCAGAATGTTGGTTTTGCATTTAATGGTGATGTTGTAACAATTAGCAACAATTTTATCTACAATAATTTATCAGATTATGCATTTAGTTGGTCTTTATATAAAGAAGGACAATCGGTTAAATCAGGTACATTAAAAGTAAACATTCCTGCTGGTGAACAAAAGGAATTTGAGCTGTCAAATCTATCAATTGATCTGGTTGAAGGAACGGAATATGTACTTCAATTATCCGCAAAGACTAAAACAAAAACTGCTTGGGCGGATAAAGGCTTTGAAGTTGCTTATGCTGAAAAAATTATTCAAAACTATGCCTTCAATAATGGCGAACTTGCTGGTGCATCATCAATTAAAAATAAGAATACACCGCAACAAATTATATTAGAAGTAGGTGGTACTAAATTAGTATTTGATAAGCGTAAAGGAGAAGTTATTACTTTAGAAAAGGACGGCAGGAATTATTTGGAAGGACAATTTGCACTGTCATTTTGGAGAGCTAGTATTGATAATGATAAAAAATCTATAGAAGAATGGATGAAGGCAGGGTTAAATAATATGCTTACCAAAGTACAAAATGTAACGTTAGAACATAATATAATTGAGGTAAAAAAGATGCATAAATCCCCAATGGCACGTTTCTCTTTCTATACAATTGAAAAAATTACTTTAGGTGAGGAGGGAACTTTAAACTTAGCAGTTGATATTATCCCTGTTTTATTTAAAGGAAAAGCACCTAAAACTTTACCAAGGATAGGGTATGAAATACATGTGCCAAAATCGTTAACAACAACAACATGGTACGGCAGAGGACCAGGGTCTTCGTATGTAGATAGATTTACCGGTATGCAAATGGGTATTTATACAGCTGGAATAGATGAACAATTTGTCAATTATGCTAAACCTCAGGAAAACGGTAACAGGTCTGATATACGTTGGGTGAATGTAATTAATGATAAAAAAGAAGGAATTAAAATCTCTGGAAATACACCAATTAATTATTCGTTAAGACGATACACCACTGATGATTTATCGAATGCATGGAGTACGTGGGAATTAGAAGAAGAAAATTTTAATACACTAAATATAGACTTTATTCATGGAGGTTTAGGAAATGGTTCTTGCGGTCAAGAATTAATGAAAAAATATTATGCAGAGGCAAAGGAATATCATTACGAAATTGAATTGAAAGTAATTTCTGATAAAAGTGATATTTAA
- a CDS encoding hybrid sensor histidine kinase/response regulator transcription factor, with the protein MNTNINIKFIFLLIATILSSLLFGQQKELPKFENIKFPQASNGQLIISDIIQDQNGYTWFGTTIGIFRYDGFEMKEYKMFSNPNQPIKRVTSMAIDNNNTLWISTNIGVFYYSPTKDVIQKSDINDIGFIHHLNYTREGDLLIGGINGLLIYNIENKTSETFTHVKGVDKTLSANLVRCTYLDTKGNLWVGTENKLNRIDAKTKEIKKYKLIDKNHGDLIKNNYILSILPFDENDDETLIVGTETGLCKFNTTTEEYQLYNQKNSNLSNPVIKTICRINEDEIWLGTDRGLTIWNTKTDNFNSFFHNSKLKYSINNNIVTQIIKGQKNNIWIGTENGASKVYLKPSFLHFNKTPTGNTQLESDLDINDIKIAKNNDMWITTNNGLVKYSSKTDSYKTFSYPSILHTKTRSTLIKDNGEVWITSLGGLNIYNEKTDSFEKYVAGSKNVKGLDTNYLNFIQEDETGDIWITSYLGLLNVKELKNKTLEFTNITKNLGNKPIDTYYSTSPIIVYDKRLWAGNGRGVAVLNSSRGRFQPIHFENQKSYNYHNPKFAIGDSSLWLADNKALYKMDKRKPKWVSYFTENIKAVQITKKQIWVATAHTLYALDRKTKKLHKFTQDDTGIDVYKEGSAKDSNGNIYFAGMTGFVSFNPNEVVFNDDISVVHLTGLQIKDIDVIPNMGLQDTPILTKDINDTDKIVLDYANNSFSLKFSTIDYKNNNSSKFFYKLEGIDDDWESISKIHHSATYKKLSPGTYIFKIRASKRYQDQANKILKIVIKSPWWASTTAIIAYIAFLILAIFLLRKLMMGQMKIQNQLELEKYKREENDQLTQQKITFFTNVSHELRTPLTLIKSPLEFMISEEDDPKKLTMLTRMKNNSDRLGRLVNQVLDLRKIEQGGETLNTHQYDIVQFVQSIQDHFEEASLKRGLQVKFTAPFEHYIQEIDVTKMEKVIYNLYSNAIKFTPDDGKIETTIGITDQDYSENVQDHIFIKVANTGQGIPKEYLTKIFDRFVNVQLPNYNGQKGTGIGLALVRDYVTLHNGQVTVESVENEWTTFTIFLPIQELKSVNKNEIEDHVVVSEVEIDSIVPSQKEESLHLEEGYDDKEEETTIEDSRPTLLIVEDDVDMQAFLVELFEDEYHILRANNGADGWKLAKSKLPTIIISDWMMPKMNGAKMTEKIKSDLRTSHIPTILLTAKSGIDSKMEGIEMGADEYIEKPFNVDYLKLRVRKLIEQRTMLRENVKKEAIIKPDEVTINSIDENFLTEVIDIIERKIDNHEFTVKELCEEVGLSHSNLLKKIKSLTGQTVNEFIREYRLKRAAQLLRDSSYNISDVMYMVGFNHPSYFTKMFKEMFKSTPKEYRTKNKEAVNS; encoded by the coding sequence ATGAATACTAACATAAATATCAAATTCATTTTTTTACTCATCGCTACAATACTAAGTAGTTTACTATTTGGTCAGCAAAAAGAATTACCAAAGTTTGAGAACATAAAATTCCCACAAGCATCAAATGGGCAATTAATCATTTCTGATATTATTCAAGATCAAAATGGTTATACGTGGTTTGGTACTACAATAGGTATTTTTAGGTACGATGGTTTTGAGATGAAGGAATACAAAATGTTTAGTAATCCTAATCAACCTATAAAAAGAGTTACATCCATGGCTATTGATAATAACAATACACTATGGATTAGCACAAACATTGGTGTGTTTTACTACTCGCCTACTAAAGATGTTATTCAGAAATCTGATATTAATGACATCGGTTTTATTCATCACCTTAATTACACAAGAGAGGGGGATCTACTTATTGGAGGCATAAATGGCTTACTGATTTATAACATCGAAAATAAAACATCTGAGACATTTACACACGTAAAAGGAGTAGATAAAACATTGTCTGCAAATTTAGTAAGATGTACTTACCTTGATACTAAAGGAAACTTATGGGTAGGAACTGAAAATAAATTGAATAGAATTGATGCTAAAACGAAAGAAATAAAAAAATATAAACTCATTGATAAGAACCACGGAGATCTTATTAAAAACAATTACATTCTGTCAATCTTACCTTTTGATGAAAATGATGACGAAACATTAATTGTTGGTACAGAAACAGGGTTATGCAAATTCAATACAACCACAGAAGAATATCAATTGTATAACCAAAAAAACAGCAATCTATCTAACCCTGTAATTAAAACAATTTGTAGAATAAACGAAGATGAAATTTGGTTAGGAACAGACAGAGGTTTAACAATTTGGAACACAAAAACCGATAATTTCAATTCCTTTTTTCATAATAGTAAATTAAAGTACTCTATCAATAATAATATTGTTACTCAGATAATAAAAGGGCAAAAAAATAATATTTGGATAGGTACAGAAAATGGGGCTAGTAAAGTTTATCTCAAACCTTCGTTTTTACATTTTAATAAAACCCCTACTGGTAACACTCAATTAGAAAGTGATTTAGATATAAACGATATCAAAATTGCAAAAAATAATGACATGTGGATAACAACCAACAATGGCCTTGTTAAATACAGTAGTAAAACAGATTCATATAAAACGTTTAGTTACCCTTCAATACTTCACACAAAAACAAGAAGTACGCTAATAAAAGATAATGGTGAAGTCTGGATCACTTCTCTTGGTGGTTTAAATATTTATAATGAAAAAACAGATTCTTTTGAAAAATATGTTGCCGGATCTAAAAATGTAAAAGGGTTAGATACTAACTATTTAAATTTTATACAAGAAGATGAAACTGGAGATATCTGGATTACTTCCTACCTTGGTTTATTAAACGTAAAAGAACTAAAAAACAAAACCTTAGAATTTACAAACATCACTAAGAATTTAGGTAATAAGCCTATAGATACTTATTATTCTACTTCTCCTATTATAGTTTACGACAAAAGATTATGGGCTGGTAATGGAAGAGGAGTTGCTGTGCTTAATAGTAGTAGAGGTAGGTTCCAGCCTATTCATTTTGAAAACCAAAAAAGTTATAATTATCATAATCCGAAATTTGCAATTGGAGATTCATCGTTATGGTTAGCAGATAATAAGGCTCTCTATAAAATGGATAAAAGGAAACCTAAATGGGTGTCGTATTTCACAGAAAATATAAAGGCAGTACAAATTACTAAAAAACAGATTTGGGTAGCGACAGCACATACGCTTTATGCATTAGATCGAAAAACAAAAAAGTTACATAAATTCACTCAAGACGATACGGGTATTGACGTGTACAAAGAAGGTTCTGCAAAGGATAGTAATGGAAATATTTATTTTGCAGGTATGACTGGTTTTGTATCATTTAACCCTAATGAAGTTGTTTTTAATGATGATATAAGTGTTGTACATCTTACTGGTTTGCAAATTAAAGATATTGATGTTATACCAAATATGGGGCTTCAAGACACTCCTATTTTAACAAAAGATATTAATGATACAGATAAGATTGTATTAGATTATGCCAACAATTCATTTTCCCTTAAATTTTCTACCATAGATTACAAAAACAATAATTCTTCTAAATTCTTTTATAAGCTAGAAGGTATTGATGATGATTGGGAAAGCATTAGTAAAATTCATCATAGTGCTACTTACAAAAAGCTAAGTCCTGGTACTTATATATTTAAAATTAGAGCTTCTAAAAGGTATCAAGATCAAGCCAATAAAATCTTAAAAATAGTAATTAAATCACCTTGGTGGGCTAGTACTACTGCTATAATTGCATATATCGCTTTTCTTATTCTTGCTATTTTCTTATTAAGAAAATTAATGATGGGACAAATGAAAATTCAAAATCAACTTGAATTAGAAAAATATAAGAGGGAAGAAAATGATCAATTAACACAGCAAAAAATCACCTTTTTCACCAACGTATCTCACGAACTTCGAACTCCTCTTACGTTAATTAAGAGCCCATTAGAGTTTATGATTTCTGAAGAAGATGACCCTAAGAAACTGACCATGCTTACCCGCATGAAAAATAACAGTGATAGATTAGGTCGTTTGGTAAATCAGGTTCTTGATTTAAGAAAAATTGAACAAGGTGGAGAAACATTAAATACTCACCAATATGATATTGTACAATTTGTACAATCTATTCAAGATCACTTTGAAGAAGCCTCGCTAAAAAGAGGGTTACAAGTTAAATTTACAGCTCCTTTTGAACATTATATTCAAGAAATTGATGTTACAAAAATGGAAAAAGTGATTTACAATTTGTACTCAAATGCTATAAAGTTCACGCCAGATGATGGTAAAATCGAAACTACTATTGGGATAACAGATCAAGATTATTCAGAAAATGTACAAGACCATATTTTTATAAAAGTTGCAAATACAGGCCAAGGGATTCCTAAAGAGTACCTCACAAAAATATTTGATCGTTTTGTAAATGTGCAGCTACCAAATTACAACGGACAAAAAGGTACGGGTATTGGCTTAGCTTTGGTTAGAGATTACGTTACACTTCATAATGGGCAAGTAACTGTTGAGAGTGTAGAAAATGAATGGACTACATTTACAATCTTTTTGCCAATACAAGAATTGAAATCTGTAAATAAAAATGAAATTGAAGACCATGTTGTAGTTTCTGAAGTTGAAATAGACAGCATTGTCCCATCTCAAAAAGAAGAAAGTTTACATTTAGAAGAGGGATATGATGATAAGGAGGAAGAAACAACTATTGAAGATAGTAGACCTACTTTACTTATTGTTGAAGACGATGTAGATATGCAGGCTTTTCTAGTTGAATTATTTGAAGATGAATACCATATTTTAAGAGCAAATAATGGTGCTGACGGATGGAAATTAGCAAAATCTAAGTTACCTACAATCATTATTTCTGACTGGATGATGCCTAAAATGAATGGCGCTAAAATGACGGAGAAAATTAAATCTGATTTAAGAACAAGTCATATTCCTACAATTCTACTAACGGCAAAAAGTGGCATTGATAGTAAAATGGAAGGGATTGAAATGGGTGCTGATGAATATATTGAAAAACCTTTTAATGTAGATTACCTTAAACTAAGAGTACGTAAACTTATTGAACAGCGTACAATGTTAAGGGAAAATGTAAAGAAAGAAGCTATTATTAAACCAGACGAAGTTACCATCAACTCTATTGATGAAAATTTCTTAACTGAAGTGATTGATATTATTGAGAGAAAGATAGACAACCATGAGTTTACTGTAAAAGAACTTTGTGAGGAAGTTGGTTTAAGTCATTCTAATTTACTGAAGAAAATTAAATCACTTACGGGACAGACTGTCAATGAATTTATTCGCGAATACAGGCTTAAAAGAGCTGCTCAGTTACTTAGAGATAGCTCATATAATATCTCTGATGTAATGTACATGGTTGGTTTCAACCACCCGTCGTACTTTACCAAAATGTTTAAAGAGATGTTTAAATCAACTCCTAAAGAATATAGAACTAAGAATAAAGAAGCAGTAAATAGCTGA
- a CDS encoding SelT/SelW/SelH family protein, whose protein sequence is MKVKITIEYCTLCQWTPRAVWMQQELLYTFNEQIEEIALRPTNGGVFKISVDDQLVWDRKEDGFPEPKAVKQKIRNKIDPERSLGHSDK, encoded by the coding sequence ATGAAAGTAAAAATAACGATAGAATATTGTACGCTCTGCCAATGGACGCCAAGAGCTGTATGGATGCAACAAGAATTGCTATATACTTTTAACGAACAAATTGAAGAAATTGCACTTCGCCCTACAAATGGAGGTGTATTCAAAATTTCTGTCGATGATCAATTAGTATGGGATAGAAAAGAAGATGGCTTCCCTGAACCAAAAGCTGTTAAACAAAAAATTAGAAATAAAATTGATCCTGAACGCTCGTTAGGTCATTCTGATAAATAA
- a CDS encoding lactonase family protein: MKYIILTLLSFLFTMVVNAQDFYVGTYTKTTSEGIYHLNLDAKKGTVSLINLAAKSEEPSYVAFSKDHKYVVAVNETSDPKAKNKDGEVSLFTVDKSTGNLTFVNKVPSGGAHPCYVSLDENNTVFVANYSGGNVGVFQIKDGLLEPHHQVIQYEGNGPNKQRQEAAHAHFAHFDAKQKEVFTVDLGTDKVHIYGVEDGKLSEKTTVEVAKGSGPRHVNFSNDKKVMYVLNELTCTISIFNQVTEDAYAMAGEISTLPKSFEGKNTCAAIKVSKDGKYLYASNRGHNSIAMYKIEKGSGLLTNIGFAKVHGDSPRDFSFSPKEDFIVVANQVSNNVVVLKRDRKTGMLTYSSELEVPQPVNIVFF; the protein is encoded by the coding sequence ATGAAGTATATAATTTTAACGCTATTATCTTTTTTATTTACAATGGTAGTAAATGCGCAAGATTTTTATGTTGGTACTTACACAAAGACAACTTCTGAAGGTATTTACCATCTAAATTTAGATGCAAAAAAAGGAACGGTTTCGTTAATCAATTTGGCTGCTAAATCTGAAGAACCTTCTTATGTAGCTTTTTCTAAAGACCATAAATATGTTGTTGCAGTTAATGAAACATCAGATCCCAAAGCAAAAAATAAAGATGGAGAGGTTAGTTTGTTTACTGTTGATAAATCTACAGGTAATCTAACTTTTGTAAATAAAGTTCCTTCAGGAGGGGCACACCCTTGTTATGTATCTCTTGATGAAAATAATACTGTATTTGTTGCAAACTATTCTGGAGGTAATGTAGGTGTTTTCCAAATTAAAGATGGTTTATTAGAGCCGCATCATCAGGTTATTCAATACGAAGGTAATGGACCTAATAAACAGCGTCAGGAAGCAGCTCACGCACATTTTGCTCATTTTGATGCAAAGCAAAAAGAAGTTTTTACGGTTGATTTAGGCACTGACAAAGTACATATTTATGGTGTTGAAGATGGTAAGTTATCAGAAAAAACAACAGTAGAGGTTGCAAAAGGTTCAGGACCAAGACACGTTAATTTTTCTAATGATAAAAAGGTAATGTATGTTTTAAATGAATTGACTTGTACTATTTCAATTTTTAATCAGGTTACAGAAGATGCGTATGCAATGGCAGGTGAAATTTCTACTTTGCCAAAATCTTTTGAAGGTAAAAATACTTGTGCTGCAATTAAAGTTTCTAAAGATGGGAAGTATTTATATGCATCAAATAGAGGGCATAATAGTATTGCAATGTATAAAATAGAAAAGGGGTCGGGATTACTTACAAATATTGGTTTTGCTAAAGTACATGGAGATTCACCTAGAGATTTTTCTTTCTCTCCTAAAGAAGATTTTATAGTTGTAGCTAATCAGGTTTCTAATAATGTGGTTGTTCTTAAAAGAGATAGAAAAACAGGAATGTTAACTTACTCTAGTGAATTAGAAGTTCCTCAACCCGTAAATATTGTATTCTTCTAG